The sequence AGTTGAAAAGATATTATTTCTGAACATTCCTTCTTCTGCATACTTTTTAATTTGATTAAACGCTTGGTAAACCCCATCTTTTGCAGTCACTTGTTTCAATTCAATTTGAATGATCGGCAATCCGTTGATCAATAAGGTCACATCAAAACGACGATCGCGTGCATCAACACTACTGCCCTTCTTGGCGATCTGATTGACCACTTCATAGCTGGAAATGCCGCCGCCAATATCTTGGTTAGAATAAAGAACCAATGAGACTGAACCTAAATTCCTGTCTTCACGATCAATGGTGATCCGAGAAATGCCGTTTTCTCCTTTTAACCATTTTGCCGCATCAAACGGCGTTTGAGTACGCAAAAGCAATTCTGTTTTGATGGTGTCAAACTCTTTATCGGTCAAAGGATGTTCTTCAATTTCAGATAGGTTATTTTGCGTGATTTTATGGCGCAGGTTTTGCCAAAGATCCTCCTCAGATTTCAAATCTGGGCGATAAGTCCATTGGTTATGTCCTTCCCCCAACACATCAATGAGATGTTTTTCAATTTCAGCTTCATCACGATGATTGATTTTATTCATTGAACTCATCTCCTTAAACAAACATTTTTTGTAAGAATGCTTTTTTGGTTTCTTTTAATAGGTCTAACTCACGTTGGTGAAGAGCGATAGTGTCGTCGAGCTGTTTGAAAAATGAACCTATTTTTATTTGCTCATCAATTTTTGGAAGCAAAAATTTTATAGAGTCCAGATCTCTTGGATAAACTGCAGCTACACTAGTTGTTCCAACTGCTCTTGCTTGTACCTGTTTAATTAGTTCCGGTGTGTTATAAAGGTAATTAAAAAAAGAAGTATTGACACTTTCAAATTTGAATCGAGCGATGTTGCTATTAAACGCGTACTTGCCACTTTCTCCAAACCATGTAGCTCCTTTCCCCACAAGTTCTAAAGTATTTCTAGTATTAAAAAGAAAATCTCCATAATAAGCAATGTCTTTCTCTTCTACTTGTTCAGTTGAGCTTAGAAACTCTAATTTATTAAAACTAAAATAACCTCTTTGAATATTGCCCATTTTTATTAAGGGAATTCCTAGGTTAGCCTTCGAACCCAATAAATTAGTTCCAGTTTGAATTGAGGTAATTACATCTTCAAACTTCCGCTGTTCCCAATCGTCAGTAAATCCTGGAAAACGGATTTCAGGAACCCTCTCCCCCTCTTTTGGGAACATATTTTGTAGAAAGCCTTGTTTAGTTTCTTTAAGGGTAGTAAGTTCTTGCTGATGAAGCACAATAGTATCATCGAGTTGTTTGAAAAATATACTTATTTTTCTTTGTTCTTCCTTACTAACTGGAATATCAATCATTAATTTTTTTACTATTCCACCTGATAAATTACCTTGTCCTCCTTGTAAGTAAGTACTTATAATTATCTGTTTTTGTTTTCTCAACCATTGGGATATAAAATAAGAATCATCACCAAATCTTGGCTTTATAGCTAAAATAGCTTGATTAATTGCACCATCTATTTGAGAAATACCAACTTCTCCACTAGTTGCTCCATATAAAGCATACAAAATATCTCCTTTATTAACGAGCTTAGCAGATGATTTTTTTATAGCTTCTTCAGTTATAAAAAGTTCAGTTGTATCATAACTAATCTCACCAGAGCGAATAAAAGGGACATGTCCATTATAGTAATAGTTATTATTTGCAGTTGGCGTACCACCAGAAAAACTATCTGTGATGTCGCCTAACTTATGCTGTTCCCATTCTTCACGAAATCCAGGAAAACGAAGTTCTGGTTGTTTATTACTTTTCATAGTTAAACACCTCTAAAGCGCCTTTGATCCATTCCGCATCTTCTGAATTTACCTGAAGCGAAGAAATAGCTTCGAAAAGACTTGTTTCAAGTGCTTGTTTTTCTTGGCGTATTTCTTTTATTTCCTTTCCAATGGATACCATATCAATAGGATCTTCTTCTTCAAATGTATCCACATACCGAGGAATATTTAAGTTAAAGTCATTTTCTTTGATTTCTTCAAAGCTTGCTACATGAGCGTATTTTTCAATAGTTTTTCGTTCTTTATAAGTTGAAACAACTTTTTCGATATTTTCTTGAGTCAATTTATTCTGATTCTTTTCTTTAATGAAGTCACTGCTAGCATCAATGAATAGAACATCACGGTTGGTTCGGTTCTTCTTCAAAATAATAACGGTCGTTGGGATAGAAGTTCCGAAGAACAAATTAGCCGGCATACCAATCACAGCATAGATACTGCCATCTTCCAACAGCTTCTTACGAATAACACCTTCTGCTGCTCCTCTAAACAACACACCATGCGGCAAAACAATCGCCATCGTACCTGTTTCTTTTAAGTGATAATAACCGTGTAAAAGAAACGCAAAGTCCGCTTTTGATTTTGGTGCTAATTTGCCATAGCGGTTAAAGCGAGAATCGTCTAAAAAGGTATCGTCTGCAGACCATTTGGCCGAATAAGGAGGATTCATGACGACTGAATCAAACGTATAAGGTTCATCAGTCGGCCAGTCTTTATTCAGCGTATCCCCATTGCGCAGCTCCATATCTTCTGCATCTACACCGTGCAAGATCAAGTTCATTTTAGCTAAGTTATACGTTGTCGTATTTAATTCCTGACCATGGTATTTGACGTTTTCTGGATAGTTCAAATAGTTTCTTACGTTAAGCATCAACGAGCCTGAACCCATCGTTGGGTCAAAAACACTAAGCAACCGCTTGTCTTCTTGACCAATCGTCACGATTTGCGCCATCATGTCTGAGACCATATGCGGAGTATAGAACTCTCCGGCTTTCTTACCTGCCTCTGAGGCGAATTGACTGATCAGATACTCATAAGCGTCCCCTATGACGTCTCCTTGGTGCCCAATTACATCAACGTCGTTTAATTTCTTTAAGACTTCTGTGATCGTGACATTCCGCTGCTGGTCATCCGCTCCCAATTTTCTTGATTGCAAATCGACATCATCAAACAGCCCACTAAATTGATCATAGTTCGACGATAATTGGATGAATGCTTTGTTTAATTCATTCAACTGAAAAACATTTTGTTTAGCTTGATCCGCTAACACATTAAAGAGATAAGCTGGCTCGATATCATAACCTAAGGTATCGACGATCGTTGCAATCAAATCTTCTTTGGATTCTTCATCAGATAACAACTCTTGATAAAGAGCTGTTTGTTTATCTGCAGTATCATATTCTTCTAACGACTCATCCGCTAACTCCACCACTTTTTGCAATAATTTATCAGAAAGGTATTTGTAGAAAATCAACCCTAATAAGTAGTTCTTATATTCGGAAGCATCCATTTTGCTGCGAAGATTATCCGCTGCACTAAATAATTTCTGATTTAAATTGTTTCCCATAATTTAATTCCTCTTTTCTTTAAACATCTAATTTTTTTAGCATTTCTAAATATATTCTTCTATTTAGATCTATCTCTAATTCGGTTAAGTATTGGTACCTGTTTAAGTTAAAGTAGTTGGTTCCAATAATTGACTGCGTATCTTTGTTTGGGAGTTTAATATCAATTTCACGTAAAATAGCTGGAGTTAGCTTCGGAACAACGCTGCCTTGCATTAAAATGGCCATTTGCTTCTTTATACTTACTGATTCATTCAAAATATAGCATATGTATTTTGAGTCTATTTCGTCAGATAGCAATGTCAGTTTTGCAAAGTTCTGATTAAACAATTTTCCTGTATTCTTATTACTAACAATCCCTGCTTTGGAACTTACAAAACTATACAAAATGTCTCCTGGGAATAATTGGTACTTATCCTTTTGAGAAAGACTTGTATCAGCTTTAGTCGTCAAATTCCTTAAACCTTCTTGCAAATCACCAATTAAATCCTCATTAGTATAAATACCTGAACGATCACTTTGTTTCCCTTTAAATCTAGAGATATTTTGTCCAACGTTTATCTGTACTACTTTTTCGAATTTCATACGTCAACTCCCTTCCGAGTAATTTAAACAAATTACGAAGAACGTACGTTTGAATGATAACATAGATTAGAAATTAGTCAATATTTAATAAGTAATTCCACGAAATTACAAAATTAATTTTTGGGTTTCAAATCCTTTATCACTAACTTTTAAATACTACAGAAAAATAGAAATCCAAAAACTTGGTAACTATACTTCATTTCGTTACCCCTACTACTGACTGTATACGTAACTATCTATTTGAACGGACTTAGTAAATTGAGATTGCCAATTTAGGCAAAAAAATAGACACTCTTCATAAGGAAGGTGTCTTGAATTATTGATATATAAGATGTATGAACGCTTTAAAAGCGAGAAGATTTACTAGTTTTAGGTGTCGCGTAAAATAAACTACATTCAACTCTACTATCTTCATCATTTTATTCATTCAGCTTCAGGACTAGAACATTAGACGGACAGCAGATATTCGCAATCCATCACTATCCATTGCCTCTTCAAAGTAGTGTAATTAGCTTATTTATTAAAAATCTTTGGACCTTTTCGCATATTTTTTATATCATTTTTTGGTGTGTTGGTTTGTTTAGATTTTCCGCCACCTGCTTGTTTCTTTTTAATTAACTCTAACATTTTCTCTTTTGAATTCACTTTTTCACACCGCCTCGTTAATGTAGCACTAAATACTTTCAGTGAGATAAGAGGAGTGATGACTACATTAATGGAATTAATTTTAATGTCTACGAGCTTTTAAAAAATGGTGAATCCATTTTTAAAACCGCATAACACTATTTCTTAAATCCATTATTATTTTCCGTATCCTTTGCCCAACAGTACAATATTTGGTTTTACAATCTTCCTTAAATCATACAGGATAAACCGAGAAGTAACAAACAAATTTTAATTTATTAAGCAAATAACTTGTCCAATAAATGGCAATATTTTTTAGTAGAATGAGATTTGAGATAAGTAACAGAAAAGAGATCCTTGTAATCACAAGAACCTCTTTCTCAAAATTTTCAACTATACATTTTCAAAAAGGTACTTAAAAGTTTAAATCATCATCTTTGTTTTTATTAGCGCCTTTAAAAAGCTCAAATAATAAACTACCTATTAGTATTACTAGTATAATTATAAAAATAAGCTTACCTAAGAAAAAAATCATTTTATCACCTACTTAGTAGTATCAACAATTACTTCACCAGTTTGTACTTCAACCCAACCATGTTCTAAACGTGCTTCTACTTCTTTTAACTTAATTAATTCTTCTGAAATGGATTCTGATAACTTTTTATTTGCCTCAGCTTCAGCTTCTGCTGCTTTTACTTTTTGATAGGCTAAACTATCAGCTTTTGTTTTTGCTGTATCAGCTTCTAAGATAGCTTTTTCTTTTTCTTGACCAGCTTTAATAATTTCATCAATTGATTTTTGTGTTTCAGCATCTACATCTGGAACTCCAAAAGCAACATCTTCTACCAGAAATCCTTTTTGTTCAACTGCTTTAGTGAAATCTTCTAAGATTGATTGCTGAACTTCTGTTGATTTCGATCCCGTTACATCCAATAAACTATATCTAGCTACTACAGCACGGGAGGATTTAAGCAATTGTGCTTTTAACCAATTGGCTTCAATGTCTTCAACGTTAATACTTCCAAATTCTTTAAATACGTCAGAAACTTTTTTTGAGTCTACTTTATAAGCATATGTAATAGATACGTGAGTAGCTTTTCCATCTTCTGTAGCTAAATTTAACTTTTCTGCTTTAACCGTTTGCAATCGAATAGGATATTGGGTTACTTTATCAAGACCTACAAATTTAACCCCCTGACTTAGAGTTTGATCTTTAACTCCGCCATTCATTGAATAACGAACACCTACATAACCATTTTCTATTTTTTCAAAAAACACTAAAAAGCCGCCTATTAATAGGATAATTACTATAATACCAATGATTAGCCCTTTGATTTTTTTGATGCTGTTCTTATCGTATACTTTTTCGTTCAATTCTATTTCCTCTTTTCTTTTTTCAAATGAACCACTAACGTAATAATAACTAAAACTTCCCTTTTTATTTTATTACTTACAAAATTATCACCCCGTATAATTGTTTACTGCAATATATAAAGAGAAATACACAGAATCTCCTGCTTTAAGTCTACGCATTCTTCTCTACATACTTTTTCTTTTACGAGTTGATTATTGTTTTTTCTGCCTCTTCCCATAAAAAATCATCACTTTTAATTATACCAAAAAAATGAGCCAAAACATTGAATTCCTTAAATTTCTACCCTTAATTAAATATTTTTAAAAAATTTAAAGCAAAAAAAGAACTGCCATATGACAGTTCTTCTTGATATTGTAATGATTGGTACTCGATTTCTTTCGAAATCTCCGTCCCATACTGTATCCGTAAGCGAATAAATTCGCGACGGCTCCAGCAATTAACGTTTTTTGCATGCTCTCTCCGTTCGCCTTGTACTACATTCGTACATCACTATGGAAACTACGCTTCACTTCGTTACGCCTACTACTGTGTCTGTAACTCTCTTTGTTCGAACAGACACAGCAAATTGAGACCGCCAATTTTCGTGCATAAAAAAAGAGAACTGCCATATAAGGCGGTTCTCTTTTGATAATATATAACGTAGTATTAACGTTTTGAAAATTGGCTAGCTTTACGAGCTTTTTTAAGACCTGGTTTTTTACGTTCAACCATACGTGGGTCACGTGTTAACAAGCCTGCAGCTTTTAACGGTGAACGGAAAGCTGGGTCTACTTGTAGCAACGCACGAGCGATACCATGACGAGTAGCGCCTGCTTGTCCAGTGTAGCCTCCACCATTTACGTTTACATGCACATCATAGTTTTCCAATGTTTCAGTAACTGCTAAAGGTTGTTTAACGATTACGTATAGATATGGGAAAGGCATGTATTCAGTGATGTCTTTTTTGTTCATGATGATTTTTCCAGTACCTGGTACTAAACGTACGCGGGCTGTTGAGTT is a genomic window of Carnobacterium sp. CP1 containing:
- a CDS encoding restriction endonuclease subunit S translates to MKSNKQPELRFPGFREEWEQHKLGDITDSFSGGTPTANNNYYYNGHVPFIRSGEISYDTTELFITEEAIKKSSAKLVNKGDILYALYGATSGEVGISQIDGAINQAILAIKPRFGDDSYFISQWLRKQKQIIISTYLQGGQGNLSGGIVKKLMIDIPVSKEEQRKISIFFKQLDDTIVLHQQELTTLKETKQGFLQNMFPKEGERVPEIRFPGFTDDWEQRKFEDVITSIQTGTNLLGSKANLGIPLIKMGNIQRGYFSFNKLEFLSSTEQVEEKDIAYYGDFLFNTRNTLELVGKGATWFGESGKYAFNSNIARFKFESVNTSFFNYLYNTPELIKQVQARAVGTTSVAAVYPRDLDSIKFLLPKIDEQIKIGSFFKQLDDTIALHQRELDLLKETKKAFLQKMFV
- a CDS encoding type I restriction-modification system subunit M; this translates as MGNNLNQKLFSAADNLRSKMDASEYKNYLLGLIFYKYLSDKLLQKVVELADESLEEYDTADKQTALYQELLSDEESKEDLIATIVDTLGYDIEPAYLFNVLADQAKQNVFQLNELNKAFIQLSSNYDQFSGLFDDVDLQSRKLGADDQQRNVTITEVLKKLNDVDVIGHQGDVIGDAYEYLISQFASEAGKKAGEFYTPHMVSDMMAQIVTIGQEDKRLLSVFDPTMGSGSLMLNVRNYLNYPENVKYHGQELNTTTYNLAKMNLILHGVDAEDMELRNGDTLNKDWPTDEPYTFDSVVMNPPYSAKWSADDTFLDDSRFNRYGKLAPKSKADFAFLLHGYYHLKETGTMAIVLPHGVLFRGAAEGVIRKKLLEDGSIYAVIGMPANLFFGTSIPTTVIILKKNRTNRDVLFIDASSDFIKEKNQNKLTQENIEKVVSTYKERKTIEKYAHVASFEEIKENDFNLNIPRYVDTFEEEDPIDMVSIGKEIKEIRQEKQALETSLFEAISSLQVNSEDAEWIKGALEVFNYEK
- a CDS encoding restriction endonuclease subunit S is translated as MKFEKVVQINVGQNISRFKGKQSDRSGIYTNEDLIGDLQEGLRNLTTKADTSLSQKDKYQLFPGDILYSFVSSKAGIVSNKNTGKLFNQNFAKLTLLSDEIDSKYICYILNESVSIKKQMAILMQGSVVPKLTPAILREIDIKLPNKDTQSIIGTNYFNLNRYQYLTELEIDLNRRIYLEMLKKLDV
- a CDS encoding SPFH domain-containing protein, whose product is MNEKVYDKNSIKKIKGLIIGIIVIILLIGGFLVFFEKIENGYVGVRYSMNGGVKDQTLSQGVKFVGLDKVTQYPIRLQTVKAEKLNLATEDGKATHVSITYAYKVDSKKVSDVFKEFGSINVEDIEANWLKAQLLKSSRAVVARYSLLDVTGSKSTEVQQSILEDFTKAVEQKGFLVEDVAFGVPDVDAETQKSIDEIIKAGQEKEKAILEADTAKTKADSLAYQKVKAAEAEAEANKKLSESISEELIKLKEVEARLEHGWVEVQTGEVIVDTTK
- the rpsI gene encoding 30S ribosomal protein S9 produces the protein MAQVQYTGTGRRKNSTARVRLVPGTGKIIMNKKDITEYMPFPYLYVIVKQPLAVTETLENYDVHVNVNGGGYTGQAGATRHGIARALLQVDPAFRSPLKAAGLLTRDPRMVERKKPGLKKARKASQFSKR